One window from the genome of Azospirillum sp. B510 encodes:
- a CDS encoding ABC transporter substrate-binding protein, whose protein sequence is MSKIKVALGFAATFTALTALASAASARDLTVVSWGGAYQDVQKKVYFEPFKAAGTPMNDESWDGGVGVLRAKVQGGASTWDVVQVESEELALGCDEGLYEKLNFSKIGGEDTYLPSTVNACGVGAIVYDFVLGYDKDKLKDAPKSWADFFDTKKYPGKRGLRQGAKTTLEIALMADGVAPADVYKVLGTDAGVERAFKKLDTIKNDIVWWKAGAQPPQLLASGEVAMTSVYNGRIDAANKKENKNFGMVWNGALYTIDSWVILKGSPNVDAAYKFLNFVGKPENQAKLSEGIAYGTSNKKAPSLLPKAILADLPTAPDNMKSAVEINTDFWLENIDRLTERFNKWAAK, encoded by the coding sequence ATGTCGAAGATTAAGGTGGCTCTCGGTTTCGCTGCGACCTTCACCGCCCTCACCGCCTTGGCCTCGGCCGCCAGCGCCCGCGACCTCACCGTCGTGTCGTGGGGCGGCGCCTATCAGGACGTCCAGAAGAAGGTGTATTTCGAGCCGTTCAAGGCCGCCGGCACGCCGATGAACGACGAATCCTGGGACGGCGGCGTCGGCGTCCTGCGCGCCAAGGTCCAGGGCGGCGCCTCCACCTGGGACGTCGTCCAGGTCGAGAGCGAGGAGCTGGCGCTGGGCTGCGACGAGGGGCTGTACGAGAAGCTGAACTTCTCCAAGATCGGCGGCGAGGACACCTATCTGCCGTCCACCGTCAACGCCTGCGGCGTCGGCGCCATCGTCTATGACTTCGTGCTGGGCTACGACAAGGACAAGCTGAAGGACGCGCCGAAGAGCTGGGCCGATTTCTTCGACACCAAGAAGTATCCGGGCAAGCGCGGCCTGCGCCAGGGCGCCAAGACGACGCTGGAGATCGCGCTGATGGCCGACGGCGTGGCGCCGGCCGACGTCTACAAGGTTCTGGGCACCGACGCCGGTGTCGAGCGCGCCTTCAAGAAGCTGGACACCATCAAGAACGACATCGTCTGGTGGAAGGCTGGCGCCCAGCCGCCGCAGCTGCTGGCTTCGGGCGAGGTGGCGATGACCTCTGTCTACAACGGCCGCATCGACGCCGCCAACAAGAAGGAAAACAAGAATTTCGGCATGGTGTGGAACGGCGCGCTCTACACCATCGACAGCTGGGTCATCCTGAAGGGCAGCCCGAACGTTGATGCCGCCTACAAGTTCCTGAACTTCGTCGGCAAGCCGGAGAACCAGGCCAAGCTGTCCGAAGGCATCGCCTACGGCACGTCGAACAAGAAGGCGCCGTCGCTGCTGCCGAAGGCGATCCTGGCCGACCTGCCGACCGCGCCGGACAACATGAAGAGCGCGGTGGAGATCAACACCGACTTCTGGCTTGAGAATATCGACCGCCTGACCGAGCGCTTCAACAAGTGGGCGGCGAAGTAA
- a CDS encoding ABC transporter permease has product MTAAFVAGADVPLKRRLKRAERARQLRALGLVLPLLAFLLFTFIVPIAGMIWKSVDDWEVPQVMPQTVAALERWNGQGLPDETAFAALAADIRAARDAGNLAVAAKRLNYVVNGFRTTLLSTGRKLKEQPAPGTAKDTLIAIAPAWGERESWTAIKSASGPVTSYYLLAAVDLTRNADHAIVAAPQDQAIYRDVFLRTFEIGFGVTALCLILGFPVAYLLANLPTGRSNLLMIFVLLPFWTSLLVRTCAWIVILQSEGIVNGSLQWLGLIDEPLRLIYNRFGVYMAMTHVLLPFMILPLYSVMRGVSPAYMRAAASLGAPPVTAFLRIYLPQTIPGIGAGCLLVFILAIGYYITPALVGGAADQMISYFIAFYTTETVNWGLASALGAVLLLSTVVLAVLYGKLALGRQTTGGLKN; this is encoded by the coding sequence ATGACAGCCGCCTTCGTTGCCGGCGCCGACGTGCCGTTGAAGCGTCGATTGAAACGGGCCGAGCGCGCCCGGCAGCTCCGCGCGCTGGGTCTGGTGCTGCCGCTGCTGGCCTTCCTGCTGTTCACCTTCATCGTGCCGATCGCCGGCATGATCTGGAAGTCGGTGGATGACTGGGAGGTGCCGCAGGTGATGCCGCAGACCGTCGCGGCGCTGGAGCGCTGGAACGGCCAGGGCCTGCCCGACGAAACCGCCTTCGCCGCCCTTGCCGCCGACATCCGCGCCGCGCGCGACGCCGGCAATCTGGCGGTCGCCGCCAAGCGGCTGAACTATGTCGTCAACGGCTTCCGCACCACGCTGCTCTCCACCGGGCGCAAGCTGAAGGAGCAGCCGGCCCCCGGCACCGCCAAGGACACGCTGATCGCCATCGCGCCGGCCTGGGGCGAGCGCGAAAGCTGGACCGCGATCAAGAGCGCCAGCGGCCCGGTCACCAGCTATTACCTGCTGGCGGCGGTCGATCTGACCCGCAACGCCGACCATGCGATCGTCGCGGCGCCGCAGGACCAGGCGATCTACCGCGACGTCTTCCTGCGCACCTTCGAGATCGGCTTCGGCGTCACCGCGCTGTGCCTGATCCTCGGCTTCCCGGTGGCCTATCTGCTGGCGAACCTGCCGACCGGCCGCTCGAACCTGCTGATGATCTTCGTGCTGCTGCCCTTCTGGACCTCGCTGCTGGTGCGCACCTGCGCCTGGATCGTGATCCTCCAGAGCGAGGGCATCGTCAACGGCTCGCTGCAATGGCTGGGGCTGATCGACGAGCCGCTGCGGCTGATCTACAACCGCTTCGGCGTCTACATGGCGATGACCCATGTGCTGCTGCCCTTCATGATCCTGCCGCTCTACAGCGTCATGCGCGGCGTCTCGCCGGCCTACATGCGGGCCGCCGCCTCGCTGGGCGCGCCGCCGGTCACCGCCTTCCTGCGCATCTATCTGCCGCAGACCATTCCGGGGATCGGTGCCGGCTGCCTGCTCGTCTTCATCCTGGCCATCGGCTACTACATCACCCCGGCGCTGGTCGGTGGGGCCGCCGACCAGATGATTTCCTACTTCATCGCCTTCTACACCACGGAAACGGTCAATTGGGGCCTCGCCTCGGCGCTGGGGGCGGTGCTGCTGCTCTCCACCGTGGTGCTGGCGGTGCTCTACGGCAAGCTGGCGCTCGGCCGCCAGACGACGGGAGGTCTGAAGAATTGA
- a CDS encoding ABC transporter permease: MSANHSPQTTSQRVAWIATVVSATLVLFFLMAPILAIVPLSFSSSTYLTYPLPGLSLRWYEDFVNSARWINALKNSVIIGVASSLLSMALGTVASLGLAQWKSKWKPLVLAIVLSPMVVPVVITAVGVYFFFAPLGLTGNYLGLILVHTALATPFVVITVSATLQSFDMTLARAAASLGAPPLLTFRKVILPLILPGLASGALFAFATSFDEVVTVLLLAGPEQRTLPREMFSGIRENISPTITAVAVVLTVISVCMLSALEFLRRRNERLKGNAG, translated from the coding sequence TTGAGCGCGAACCACTCCCCCCAGACCACCAGCCAGCGCGTCGCCTGGATCGCCACGGTGGTTTCCGCCACGCTGGTGCTGTTCTTCCTGATGGCGCCGATCCTGGCCATCGTGCCGCTCTCCTTCAGCTCCAGCACCTACCTGACCTATCCGCTGCCCGGCCTGTCGCTGCGCTGGTATGAGGATTTCGTCAATTCGGCGCGCTGGATCAACGCGCTGAAGAACAGCGTCATCATCGGCGTCGCCTCCTCGCTGCTGTCGATGGCGCTCGGCACCGTCGCCTCGCTCGGGCTCGCCCAGTGGAAGAGCAAGTGGAAGCCGCTGGTGCTGGCCATCGTGCTGTCGCCGATGGTGGTTCCGGTCGTCATCACCGCGGTCGGCGTCTATTTCTTCTTCGCGCCGCTGGGGCTGACCGGCAACTATCTCGGCCTGATCCTGGTCCACACCGCGCTGGCGACGCCCTTCGTCGTCATCACCGTGTCGGCGACGCTGCAAAGCTTCGACATGACGCTGGCGCGCGCCGCCGCCTCGCTGGGGGCGCCGCCGCTGCTGACCTTCCGCAAGGTGATCCTGCCGCTGATCCTGCCGGGCCTGGCGTCTGGCGCGCTGTTCGCCTTCGCCACCAGCTTCGACGAGGTGGTGACGGTTCTGCTGCTGGCGGGACCGGAACAGCGCACCCTGCCCAGAGAGATGTTCAGCGGCATCCGCGAGAACATCAGCCCGACCATCACCGCGGTGGCGGTGGTGCTGACGGTGATCTCGGTCTGCATGCTGTCGGCGCTGGAATTCCTGCGCCGCCGCAACGAGCGGCTGAAGGGGAATGCGGGCTGA
- a CDS encoding cupin domain-containing protein, with protein MEFDVGARLKQIREQHGLSQRALAQRAGVTNGTISLIEQNRSSPSVSSLRKVLQGIPMSLAEFFSSDDLPPPEQIFFKGDELIELAGELKGTVGQVSFRQVGDLRSRNLQILHERYAPGADTGRTMLQHESEEGGIVIKGQIELTVGDRKQLLGPGDAYFFDSRVPHRFRNIGEVECELISACTPPYL; from the coding sequence ATGGAATTCGATGTCGGCGCCAGGTTGAAGCAGATCCGCGAGCAGCATGGGCTGTCTCAGCGGGCGCTCGCCCAGCGGGCCGGGGTGACCAACGGCACGATCTCCCTGATCGAGCAGAACCGCAGCAGCCCGTCGGTGTCGTCGCTGCGCAAGGTGCTTCAGGGCATCCCGATGTCGCTGGCCGAATTCTTCTCCTCCGACGATCTGCCGCCGCCCGAGCAGATCTTCTTCAAGGGTGACGAGCTGATCGAACTGGCCGGCGAGCTGAAGGGCACGGTCGGCCAGGTCTCCTTCCGGCAGGTCGGCGACCTGCGCAGCCGCAACCTGCAAATCCTCCACGAACGCTACGCCCCCGGCGCCGACACCGGCCGCACCATGCTGCAACACGAGTCCGAGGAAGGCGGCATCGTCATCAAGGGACAGATCGAGCTGACGGTGGGCGACCGCAAGCAGCTGCTCGGTCCCGGCGACGCCTATTTCTTCGACAGCCGGGTGCCGCACCGCTTCCGCAACATCGGCGAGGTGGAATGCGAGCTGATCAGCGCCTGCACGCCGCCCTATCTGTGA
- a CDS encoding NAD-dependent succinate-semialdehyde dehydrogenase has product MLSLNDQGLLRTKGYVNGAWRAAESGKSFPVTNPATGAVIAEVSDMGAAETREAIDAANAALPGWKAKTAKERAAILRRWYDLILAAQEDLAQLMTAEQGKPLTESRGEVIYGASFIEWFAEEGKRAYGDVIPTFASNKRVVVLKEAIGVVAAITPWNFPNAMITRKCAPALAAGCTVVVKPAEDTPLSALALAELAERAGFPPGVFNIVMGSEPAAIGNELTHSPIVRKVSFTGSTEVGKLLMRQAASTVKKVSLELGGNAPFIVFDDADLDEAVKGAMASKYRNAGQTCVCANRLLVQAGVYDAFAAKLAEAVKALKVGNGVEPGVTQGPLINADAIAKVEELMGDAVAKGATVALGGKRHALGGTFFEPTILTGITTEMRVAREEIFGPVAPLFKFETEEDAIRMANDTEFGLAAYFYSRDIGRVWRVAEKLEYGMVGINEGIISTEMAPFGGVKESGIGREGSKYGLDDFMEVKYLCVGLGA; this is encoded by the coding sequence ATGCTGTCGCTGAACGACCAGGGGCTTCTCCGAACCAAGGGCTACGTCAACGGTGCGTGGCGCGCGGCCGAGTCCGGGAAGAGCTTCCCGGTCACCAACCCGGCCACCGGCGCCGTCATCGCCGAGGTGTCCGACATGGGTGCCGCCGAAACGCGCGAGGCGATCGACGCCGCCAACGCCGCCCTGCCGGGCTGGAAGGCCAAGACCGCCAAGGAGCGCGCGGCCATCCTGCGCCGCTGGTACGACCTGATCCTGGCGGCGCAGGAGGATCTGGCGCAGCTGATGACCGCCGAGCAGGGCAAGCCGCTGACCGAATCGCGCGGCGAGGTCATCTATGGCGCCTCCTTCATCGAGTGGTTCGCGGAAGAGGGCAAGCGCGCCTATGGCGACGTGATCCCGACCTTCGCCAGCAACAAGCGCGTCGTCGTGCTGAAGGAGGCCATCGGCGTCGTCGCGGCCATCACGCCGTGGAACTTCCCGAACGCCATGATCACCCGCAAATGCGCCCCGGCCCTGGCCGCCGGCTGCACCGTGGTGGTCAAGCCGGCCGAGGATACCCCGCTGTCCGCCCTGGCGCTCGCCGAGCTGGCGGAGCGTGCCGGTTTCCCCCCCGGCGTCTTCAACATCGTCATGGGCAGCGAGCCGGCCGCCATCGGCAACGAGCTGACGCACAGCCCGATCGTCCGCAAGGTCAGCTTCACCGGCTCGACCGAGGTCGGCAAGCTGCTGATGCGGCAGGCCGCCAGCACGGTCAAGAAGGTGTCGCTGGAGTTGGGCGGCAACGCCCCCTTCATCGTCTTCGATGACGCCGACCTCGACGAGGCGGTCAAGGGCGCCATGGCGTCGAAGTACCGCAATGCCGGCCAGACCTGCGTCTGCGCCAACCGCCTGCTGGTCCAGGCCGGCGTCTATGACGCCTTCGCCGCCAAGCTGGCCGAGGCGGTCAAGGCGCTGAAGGTCGGCAACGGCGTCGAGCCGGGCGTCACCCAGGGGCCGCTGATCAACGCCGACGCCATCGCCAAGGTGGAGGAGCTGATGGGCGACGCCGTCGCCAAGGGCGCCACCGTCGCGCTGGGCGGCAAGCGCCACGCGCTGGGCGGCACCTTCTTCGAGCCGACGATCCTGACCGGCATCACCACCGAGATGCGCGTCGCCCGCGAGGAGATCTTCGGCCCGGTCGCCCCGCTGTTCAAGTTCGAGACGGAAGAGGACGCCATCCGCATGGCGAACGACACCGAATTCGGCCTTGCCGCCTATTTCTACAGCCGCGACATCGGCCGCGTCTGGCGCGTGGCGGAAAAGCTGGAATACGGCATGGTCGGCATCAACGAGGGCATCATCTCGACCGAGATGGCCCCCTTCGGCGGCGTCAAGGAGTCCGGCATCGGCCGCGAAGGCTCCAAGTACGGCCTCGATGATTTCATGGAAGTCAAATATCTCTGCGTCGGCCTCGGCGCCTGA
- the gabT gene encoding 4-aminobutyrate--2-oxoglutarate transaminase produces the protein MTTNQSFVARREAAVSRGISAGMPVYIDRAENAEMWDVEGKRFIDFAGGIAVLNTGHRHPKVMEAVKAQLDRFTHTCAMVTPYDSFVELAEKLNALVPGREPKKTAFFTTGAEAVENAVKVARAATGRPGVVAFSGGFHGRTLLTMGLTGKVVPYKVGFGPFPAEIFHVPFPNAYRGISEAESLKALENLFKSDVDPARVAAIIIEPVQGEGGFNIASPSFLQALRAVCDKHGIVMIVDEIQTGFARTGKMFAVEHAGIEPDLVTMAKSLAGGFPLSAVTGKAALMDAPIPGGLGGTYAGSPLATTAALAVINVIEEEKLVERSEKLGEHIAGRFRAMAQRNSLSVIGDVRNLGAMVAMELVTDRETKEPAADLTKALVAKAAEKGLVLLSCGTYANVIRILVPLTASDALVDEGLDIIERSLEELVSA, from the coding sequence ATGACCACCAACCAGTCTTTCGTCGCCCGGCGCGAGGCCGCCGTCTCCCGTGGCATTTCCGCCGGCATGCCGGTCTACATCGACCGCGCTGAGAATGCCGAGATGTGGGATGTCGAGGGCAAGCGCTTCATCGACTTCGCCGGCGGCATCGCCGTGCTCAACACCGGCCACCGCCACCCGAAGGTGATGGAGGCGGTGAAGGCCCAGCTCGACCGTTTCACCCACACCTGTGCGATGGTCACCCCCTATGACAGCTTCGTCGAGCTGGCGGAGAAGCTGAACGCGCTGGTCCCCGGGCGTGAGCCGAAGAAGACCGCCTTCTTCACCACCGGCGCCGAGGCGGTCGAGAACGCCGTGAAGGTCGCCCGCGCCGCCACCGGCCGTCCGGGCGTGGTCGCCTTCTCCGGCGGCTTCCACGGCCGCACCCTGCTGACCATGGGCCTGACCGGCAAGGTCGTGCCCTACAAGGTCGGCTTCGGCCCGTTCCCGGCCGAGATCTTCCATGTGCCGTTCCCCAACGCCTATCGCGGCATCAGCGAGGCCGAGAGCCTGAAGGCGCTGGAGAACCTGTTCAAGTCCGACGTCGATCCGGCCCGCGTCGCCGCGATCATCATCGAGCCGGTGCAGGGCGAGGGCGGCTTCAACATCGCCTCCCCGTCCTTCCTCCAGGCGCTGCGCGCGGTCTGCGACAAGCACGGCATCGTCATGATCGTCGACGAGATCCAGACCGGCTTCGCCCGCACCGGCAAGATGTTCGCCGTCGAGCATGCCGGCATCGAGCCGGACCTCGTCACCATGGCCAAGAGCCTGGCCGGCGGCTTCCCGCTGTCGGCGGTCACCGGCAAGGCGGCGCTGATGGACGCTCCGATCCCCGGCGGCCTCGGCGGCACCTATGCCGGCAGCCCGCTGGCGACCACGGCGGCGCTGGCCGTCATCAACGTCATCGAGGAGGAGAAGCTGGTCGAGCGCAGCGAGAAGCTGGGCGAGCACATCGCCGGCCGCTTCCGCGCCATGGCCCAGCGCAACAGCCTGTCGGTGATCGGCGATGTCCGCAACCTGGGCGCCATGGTCGCCATGGAGCTGGTGACCGACCGCGAGACCAAGGAGCCGGCCGCCGACCTGACCAAGGCGCTGGTCGCCAAGGCGGCGGAAAAGGGCCTGGTCCTGCTGTCCTGCGGCACCTACGCCAACGTCATCCGCATCCTGGTGCCGCTGACCGCCTCCGACGCCCTGGTCGACGAGGGCCTGGACATCATCGAGCGGTCGCTGGAAGAGCTGGTGTCGGCGTAA
- a CDS encoding CaiB/BaiF CoA transferase family protein codes for MAGPLSHIRVLELSRVLAGPWSAQTLADLGADVIKVERPGAGDDTRAWGPPWAGDQSAYFLSTNRGKRSITIDFERPEGQELVRGLAAQADVVIENFKVGGLVKYGLDYDSLKAVNPRLVYCSITGFGQTGPYRNRAGYDFMIQGMGGLMSVTGQTDGEPGGGPVKVGVAVTDIFTGLYATIGIMGALAHRDRTGEGQQVDLALLDVQVAVLANQAMNCLVGGKPPQRLGNAHPNIVPYQAFATCDGHIILAVGNDGQFAKFCAVAGHPELAADERYATNPARVANRKELVPLLEALIRTRDSQDWLTALERVGVPCGPINDLAAVFADPQVQARAIRQDLPHPTQGSVPTVASPIRYSGTPLVHDTAPPTLGQHTDAVLAESLGLGEADIAALRDKGVI; via the coding sequence TTGGCCGGACCCTTGTCGCACATCCGGGTGCTGGAGCTGTCGCGCGTGCTGGCCGGACCCTGGTCGGCCCAGACGCTGGCCGATCTCGGCGCCGACGTGATCAAGGTGGAACGGCCGGGAGCCGGCGACGACACCCGCGCCTGGGGTCCGCCCTGGGCCGGCGACCAGTCGGCCTATTTCCTCTCGACCAACCGGGGCAAGCGCTCGATCACCATCGATTTCGAGCGGCCGGAGGGCCAGGAGCTTGTCCGCGGGCTCGCCGCCCAGGCCGATGTGGTCATCGAGAATTTCAAGGTCGGCGGGCTGGTCAAATACGGTCTCGACTATGACAGCCTGAAGGCGGTCAATCCGCGGCTGGTCTATTGCTCGATCACCGGCTTCGGCCAGACCGGGCCCTACCGCAACCGCGCCGGCTACGATTTCATGATCCAGGGCATGGGCGGGCTGATGAGCGTCACCGGCCAGACCGATGGCGAGCCGGGCGGCGGGCCGGTCAAGGTCGGTGTCGCGGTGACCGACATCTTCACCGGCCTCTACGCCACCATCGGCATCATGGGCGCGCTCGCCCACCGCGACCGCACCGGCGAGGGGCAGCAGGTCGATCTTGCCCTGCTTGACGTCCAGGTCGCGGTGCTGGCCAATCAGGCGATGAATTGCCTGGTCGGCGGCAAGCCGCCGCAGCGGCTCGGCAACGCCCATCCCAACATCGTGCCCTATCAGGCCTTCGCCACCTGCGACGGCCACATCATCCTGGCGGTCGGCAATGACGGCCAGTTCGCCAAATTCTGCGCCGTCGCCGGCCATCCCGAACTGGCGGCGGACGAGCGCTACGCCACCAACCCGGCCCGCGTCGCCAACCGCAAGGAACTGGTGCCCCTGCTGGAGGCGCTGATCCGCACGCGCGACAGCCAGGATTGGCTGACGGCGCTGGAGCGGGTCGGCGTTCCCTGCGGGCCGATCAACGATCTGGCGGCGGTCTTCGCCGACCCGCAGGTCCAGGCCCGCGCCATCCGCCAGGATCTGCCGCACCCGACCCAGGGCAGCGTGCCGACGGTGGCGAGCCCGATCCGCTACAGCGGCACCCCGCTGGTCCATGACACCGCCCCGCCGACGCTGGGCCAGCACACCGACGCGGTGCTGGCGGAGTCGCTGGGGCTCGGGGAAGCCGACATCGCCGCCCTGCGGGACAAGGGCGTGATCTGA
- a CDS encoding zinc-dependent alcohol dehydrogenase family protein, which produces MKAVVYEAFSAPPRIMTVPDPTPEPHGVVVKVMATGVCRSDWHGWVGHDTDIQLPHVPGHELAGIVEAVGRDVTKWRIGDRVTVPFVGGCGACPECHSGNHQVCDRQFQPGFTHWGSFAQYVGLHQADINLVRLPETMDFTTAASLGCRFVTSFRAVVDQGKASAGQWVAVHGCGGVGLSAVMIANALGANVVAVDISEDKLALARALGAAATVNAAEVPQVAEAVIEITRGGAHVSLDALGHPTTCFNSISNLRKRGKHVQVGLMLAENSTPAIPMDRVIAKELEILGSHGMQAHRYDAMMEMMRCGKLAPEKLIGRTISLEQSIDALMGMDRFEVAGVTVVTEF; this is translated from the coding sequence ATGAAAGCCGTGGTCTACGAGGCGTTTTCCGCACCCCCTCGCATCATGACCGTTCCCGACCCGACACCGGAGCCGCATGGCGTCGTCGTCAAGGTGATGGCGACCGGGGTCTGCCGCAGCGACTGGCATGGCTGGGTCGGTCACGACACCGACATCCAGCTTCCCCATGTGCCGGGCCACGAGCTGGCCGGCATCGTCGAGGCGGTCGGGAGGGACGTGACGAAATGGCGGATCGGCGACCGGGTGACGGTGCCGTTCGTCGGCGGCTGCGGCGCCTGTCCCGAATGCCATTCCGGCAACCATCAGGTGTGCGACCGGCAGTTCCAGCCCGGCTTCACCCATTGGGGCTCCTTCGCCCAATATGTCGGCCTGCATCAGGCGGACATCAATCTGGTGCGGCTGCCGGAGACGATGGATTTCACCACCGCCGCCAGCCTCGGCTGCCGCTTCGTGACCTCCTTCCGCGCCGTCGTCGATCAGGGCAAGGCGTCGGCCGGCCAATGGGTGGCGGTGCATGGCTGCGGCGGCGTCGGCCTGTCGGCGGTGATGATCGCCAACGCGCTGGGCGCCAACGTCGTCGCCGTCGACATCTCCGAAGACAAGCTCGCGCTGGCCCGCGCGCTGGGCGCCGCCGCCACGGTGAACGCGGCGGAGGTGCCGCAGGTCGCCGAGGCGGTCATCGAGATCACGCGCGGCGGCGCCCATGTCTCGCTCGACGCGCTGGGGCACCCGACCACCTGCTTCAACTCGATCAGCAATCTGCGCAAGCGCGGCAAGCATGTGCAGGTCGGGCTGATGCTGGCCGAGAACAGCACCCCGGCCATTCCGATGGACCGGGTCATCGCCAAGGAACTGGAAATCCTCGGCAGCCACGGCATGCAGGCCCACCGCTATGACGCGATGATGGAGATGATGCGCTGCGGCAAGCTGGCGCCCGAGAAGCTGATCGGCAGGACGATCAGCCTGGAGCAGTCGATCGACGCCCTGATGGGCATGGACAGGTTCGAGGTCGCCGGCGTCACCGTGGTGACCGAATTCTGA